The Rhodocytophaga rosea genome has a segment encoding these proteins:
- a CDS encoding OmpA family protein yields the protein MKSRAAIFLMYLIIWISSCIFSFPSLAQSSPSKKVLKQHLLHADYYWQHELYAEAAKYYGIASRIAPDDSYITYHLAQCHRHLFDYKSAEKEYGQVYYSAAQKYPEALFYYALMQKFNKKYVEAIKNFDSFIENAVVNEAFDPVTKSKLIDRAKLEKAGCAFAFAQLLLPWREFNFSQLPKPVVSDFHDYAPIIVENDSALIITSGRENTTGKIKDIKLGEYLSDMYRFHVDSTGWNKTINNDQFEAINTPWGDGTGTFNASKDKFYFTSCYEENSSCKIYLTTLQNGVWTKPVKLNTQVNLTGFDSRQPALSPSGDTLYFVSNRPGGFGLNDIWMSVSRRNENWSQPVNVGSKINTPQQELSPYYNAVENKLFFASDGHIGLGGLDIFMADGPDKEVINMGFPINSDKDDFFFIMGTTTGYLSSNRSGTYGNFDIYSFKIKSSETVLALINRNLLEKKIDLSYLASFNLDYLPEEDKLAVDRIVSRKEAGRLYKKDLPLDKEDAFFYAHLSTEEKQKIERMVDQRINQLTESDLSVLRGQDEFYYQNLATEDKERINRMTKAFLQAKISNQDIVLTDEDAFYYQKLSYEDKQRLNRVIASRIHEETDPLVDPTSLSTEDRFYYEKLPAAEKERINRMIAAKKALQESGEDIALNEEDSFYYTHLSEEEKKIVNRIISTQLTNAIASSDVSSLREQEQFQYQQLPVNEKNQISSQRSRFKNGEKINAQDASLNNFSMGDYNNVSISGKLMETATRSPAAGIMIPLVNEKGSIIKMIRTGEDGSFKYTNLPLDENYKILIETPSSNIAEPSKYYVEDLQVIGYEEAPISINLKNIYFDFNKYALRKESIDILEKLADFYHRFPDIQIEIHAYTDSIGSDAYNLVLSRQRGEAVLNYLLQKELPSHVLVVNARGKSNPATSNEDSTGRQNNRRVEFLIKGGPLLYNQDLKTYILPARTSLESIARETGMTVKELQELNNLTSDFIEPYQPIKVRISKKSETSGFTKNKKSSPEK from the coding sequence ATGAAAAGTAGAGCAGCTATCTTCCTAATGTACCTGATCATCTGGATCAGCAGCTGTATCTTTTCTTTTCCTTCTCTGGCACAATCTTCCCCATCCAAAAAAGTGCTGAAGCAACATCTGCTTCATGCAGATTATTACTGGCAGCATGAATTGTATGCGGAAGCTGCTAAATATTACGGAATTGCTTCCAGAATAGCCCCGGATGATTCTTATATAACCTACCATCTGGCCCAATGCCACCGGCATTTATTCGATTACAAGTCAGCAGAAAAAGAATACGGCCAGGTGTACTACTCGGCTGCCCAAAAATATCCTGAGGCTTTGTTTTATTATGCCTTGATGCAGAAGTTTAATAAGAAATATGTAGAGGCGATAAAAAACTTTGATTCTTTTATAGAAAATGCAGTAGTAAATGAAGCGTTTGATCCTGTAACAAAAAGCAAATTAATCGATAGAGCAAAACTTGAAAAAGCAGGCTGTGCGTTTGCCTTTGCACAGTTGTTACTTCCATGGCGAGAGTTTAATTTTTCCCAATTACCTAAACCGGTAGTATCCGATTTTCACGATTATGCTCCCATTATAGTTGAAAACGACAGTGCCCTTATTATTACTTCCGGCAGGGAAAATACTACGGGGAAAATAAAAGACATCAAACTTGGGGAATATCTTAGTGATATGTACCGCTTTCATGTAGATTCAACCGGCTGGAATAAAACCATCAATAATGACCAGTTTGAGGCCATAAATACACCATGGGGGGATGGCACAGGCACATTTAATGCTTCGAAAGATAAGTTCTACTTTACAAGCTGTTATGAAGAAAATTCTTCGTGTAAAATATATCTTACTACCCTGCAAAATGGTGTATGGACTAAACCAGTGAAATTAAATACGCAGGTTAATCTTACTGGTTTCGATTCCCGGCAGCCTGCTTTATCCCCCTCAGGCGATACTTTATATTTTGTTTCTAACCGTCCGGGTGGATTCGGTTTGAATGATATATGGATGAGTGTTTCCAGGAGAAATGAGAACTGGAGCCAGCCAGTGAATGTAGGAAGTAAAATTAACACACCTCAGCAGGAATTATCACCTTATTATAATGCCGTTGAAAATAAGCTTTTCTTTGCTTCTGATGGACACATTGGCCTTGGAGGATTAGATATTTTTATGGCAGACGGGCCAGATAAAGAAGTGATAAATATGGGCTTCCCTATCAATTCCGATAAGGATGATTTCTTTTTTATAATGGGTACCACAACTGGGTATTTGTCATCCAATCGTTCGGGCACTTATGGCAATTTTGATATATACTCTTTTAAAATCAAAAGCAGCGAAACGGTTCTGGCTTTAATCAACAGAAATCTTTTAGAGAAAAAAATAGATTTATCATACCTGGCTTCATTTAACCTGGATTATCTTCCGGAAGAAGATAAGTTAGCTGTAGACAGAATTGTATCCCGAAAAGAAGCAGGCCGCCTGTACAAGAAAGATTTACCTTTAGATAAAGAAGATGCTTTCTTTTATGCACACTTATCTACCGAAGAAAAACAAAAAATTGAACGGATGGTAGACCAACGGATAAATCAATTAACAGAATCCGATCTATCCGTATTGAGAGGGCAGGATGAATTTTATTATCAAAATTTAGCAACAGAAGATAAGGAACGAATAAATAGGATGACCAAGGCATTTCTCCAGGCAAAAATCAGTAATCAGGATATTGTGCTTACTGATGAGGATGCCTTCTACTATCAAAAGCTAAGTTATGAAGATAAACAGCGGTTAAACAGAGTAATAGCCTCCCGCATCCATGAAGAAACTGATCCATTAGTAGACCCTACTAGCTTATCAACAGAAGACCGTTTCTATTATGAGAAATTACCTGCAGCTGAAAAGGAAAGAATTAACCGGATGATAGCTGCAAAAAAAGCCCTGCAAGAAAGTGGCGAAGATATCGCTCTTAATGAAGAGGATTCATTTTACTATACCCATCTTTCGGAAGAAGAGAAAAAAATTGTTAACAGAATTATTTCTACCCAGCTAACGAATGCAATTGCCAGTTCAGATGTAAGTTCATTACGTGAGCAAGAACAGTTTCAGTATCAGCAATTGCCTGTCAATGAGAAAAATCAGATAAGTTCTCAACGTTCCAGATTTAAAAATGGCGAAAAAATAAACGCTCAAGATGCCTCATTAAATAATTTCTCTATGGGAGATTATAATAATGTGAGTATTAGTGGAAAACTGATGGAAACGGCAACCCGATCTCCGGCTGCCGGAATAATGATTCCCTTGGTAAATGAAAAAGGTTCTATTATAAAAATGATAAGAACTGGCGAAGATGGAAGCTTTAAATATACGAATCTGCCATTAGATGAGAATTATAAAATACTCATAGAAACTCCTTCCAGCAATATTGCTGAGCCTTCTAAATATTATGTGGAAGACCTGCAAGTAATAGGCTATGAAGAAGCTCCTATTTCAATTAATTTAAAAAACATTTATTTTGATTTTAATAAATATGCACTTAGAAAGGAATCTATAGATATTTTAGAAAAACTGGCAGACTTTTACCACCGGTTCCCGGATATACAAATAGAAATCCACGCTTATACGGACAGTATTGGCTCAGATGCATACAATTTAGTATTAAGCAGACAAAGAGGGGAAGCCGTGTTAAATTATCTGCTACAGAAAGAACTTCCTTCCCATGTGTTGGTAGTGAATGCCAGAGGAAAAAGCAATCCTGCAACTTCAAATGAGGATTCCACTGGAAGGCAAAACAATCGGAGAGTTGAATTTTTGATCAAAGGAGGCCCCTTATTATATAATCAAGATTTAAAAACTTACATTTTACCAGCAAGAACCAGTTTAGAAAGTATTGCCAGGGAAACTGGAATGACTGTTAAAGAATTGCAAGAACTCAATAATCTAACCTCTGATTTCATAGAGCCTTATCAACCTATCAAAGTAAGGATTTCTAAAAAAAGTGAAACATCAGGCTTTACTAAAAATAAGAAATCCTCCCCGGAAAAATAA